A window of Mytilus edulis chromosome 10, xbMytEdul2.2, whole genome shotgun sequence contains these coding sequences:
- the LOC139491155 gene encoding collagen alpha-1(VIII) chain-like, with translation MITGPMIVIFMAMSLPFIACSSQSCVMDILDDFEQMKVDVARSKAVKPAFFAALTPHFTLTGINAVLKFDDVKVNRGEAYDPSTGVFTARVPGVYHFSCMILANHRAVVHYQLNKNDQPYILGYSHKGLAADSSTISAVMELAVGDRVFVKHRHTGASEVVFGAAHTSFSGYFIHE, from the exons ATGATTACGGGTCCAATGATCGTCATTTTCATGGCCATGTCTTTGCCCTTCATAGCGTGCAGTTCACAGTCATGTGTTATGGACATATTAGATGATTTTGAACAAATGAAAGTGGACGTGGCAAGGTCTAAAG CAGTCAAGCCAGCATTTTTTGCAGCACTAACTCCGCATTTTACATTAACTGGAATAAATGCCGTATTGAAATTCGATGATGTCAAAGTGAATAGAGGTGAAGCATATGACCCATCAACAGGCGTGTTTACAGCGAGGGTTCCAGGAGTATACCATTTTTCATGTATGATTTTGGCAAATCATCGTGCCGTCGTTCATTATCAACTGAACAAGAATGATCAGCCATATATTCTAGGTTACTCCCATAAAGGACTAGCTGCAGACTCGAGTACTATTAGTGCTGTGATGGAGCTAGCAGTTGGAGATCGAGTATTCGTCAAACATAGACATACTGGAGCTTCAGAAGTTGTTTTTGGGGCAGCTCACACGTCCTTTTCTGGATATTTTATACACGAATAA
- the LOC139491156 gene encoding heavy metal-binding protein HIP-like produces MNMCPTIAILIALSLPFMACSSQSCVLDILDEFNEMKVDIAKSKAACATGKPAFFAALTPHFTLTGIDDVLKFDDVRVNRGGAYDPSTGVFTATVQGLYHFSCMILANHRAVVHYQLNKNDQPYILGYSHRGAAADSSTISAVIELIVGDRVFVKHRDAAAEVVYGEAHTSFSGYFIHE; encoded by the exons ATGAATATGTGTCCAACGATCGCCATTTTAATTGCATTGTCTTTGCCATTCATGGCGTGCAGTTCACAGTCGTGTGTATTAGACATTTTAGATGAGTTTAATGAAATGAAAGTCGACATAGCAAAATCTAAAG CAGCCTGTGCAACTGGAAAGCCAGCGTTTTTTGCAGCACTAACTCCGCATTTCACATTAACTGGTATAGATGACGTATTAAAATTTGATGATGTCAGAGTGAATAGAGGTGGAGCATATGACCCATCAACAGGTGTGTTTACAGCGACTGTTCAAGGGCTTTACCATTTTTCGTGTATGATTTTGGCAAATCATCGTGCCGTAGTACATTACCAACTGAACAAGAATGATCAACCATATATTCTTGGTTACTCGCATCGAGGAGCAGCTGCAGACTCGAGTACAATCAGTGCTGTCATAGAATTAATAGTTGGTGATCGAGTATTCGTCAAACATAGAGATGCTGCTGCAGAAGTTGTGTATGGGGAAGCTCACACATCTTTTTCTGGATATTTCATACACGAATAA